One region of Bacillus pumilus genomic DNA includes:
- a CDS encoding EAL and HDOD domain-containing protein, with the protein MRVFVARQPIFNRKEQVVSYELLYRDSETNTYSAEDGDKATTDLIINSFLNIGIETLTEGKRCYINFTESLLSSDLLTYFDPHQLVIEILENVPITPALIMRCKELKKWGYTIALDDFFLSGSHFSDKLLDELLYCIDILKIDFLKTTSEERRKILHTYKKYRLRFLAEKVETRREYEEALEAGFHLFQGYFFSEPHVISGRALSTSFHAYHQLLNELSKEQPNIQVVTHFIESDLSLSYQLLKMLNSGGMRRLYQIKSIRQAIILLGFNEIRRWIFILSFKELNVQANSSQKEIIKMSFIQAKTCELIASRTEREHPASYMLTGMFSLIDTLVRADITELVKELPLSDEVGEALLGYENDYSFVLGVAKRIERNEWDDEMLDGNLPKQEAYGCYIEAIEWCHKMFES; encoded by the coding sequence TTGAGGGTGTTTGTTGCGAGACAGCCTATTTTTAACAGAAAAGAACAAGTCGTATCATACGAGCTACTTTATAGAGATAGTGAAACCAATACATATAGCGCTGAAGATGGTGACAAAGCGACAACGGACCTCATTATTAACAGTTTTTTAAATATCGGCATCGAAACATTGACAGAAGGCAAAAGATGCTACATTAATTTCACCGAAAGCTTACTTTCGTCTGATCTGCTCACCTATTTTGATCCGCATCAGCTTGTGATCGAGATATTAGAAAATGTCCCGATTACCCCGGCACTTATTATGAGATGTAAGGAATTAAAAAAATGGGGATATACGATTGCACTTGATGATTTTTTTCTAAGCGGATCACATTTCAGTGACAAGTTGCTTGACGAACTCCTCTATTGCATTGATATTTTAAAAATTGACTTTCTAAAGACCACTTCGGAAGAACGTAGAAAAATTCTACATACCTATAAAAAATATCGACTTCGTTTCCTTGCAGAAAAGGTGGAAACGCGAAGAGAATATGAAGAAGCGCTAGAAGCCGGCTTCCATTTGTTTCAAGGGTATTTCTTTAGTGAGCCGCATGTTATATCAGGACGAGCATTATCGACCAGCTTCCATGCGTACCACCAGCTATTAAATGAGCTGAGCAAGGAACAGCCGAATATCCAGGTCGTGACACATTTTATTGAAAGTGACCTTTCGCTATCATACCAATTATTAAAAATGCTCAATTCAGGCGGCATGAGACGTCTTTATCAAATCAAAAGTATCCGGCAGGCGATTATTCTGCTTGGTTTTAATGAAATTAGGCGTTGGATCTTTATTCTTTCATTTAAAGAATTGAATGTTCAAGCCAACTCAAGCCAAAAAGAAATTATTAAAATGTCCTTCATTCAGGCGAAAACGTGTGAACTGATTGCGAGTCGTACCGAACGAGAGCACCCAGCCTCTTATATGCTGACAGGCATGTTTTCTCTCATTGATACACTTGTCAGGGCAGATATCACAGAACTTGTAAAAGAGCTGCCGCTTTCTGATGAAGTGGGCGAGGCACTGCTTGGCTATGAAAATGATTATTCATTTGTACTCGGTGTAGCCAAACGG